The Nitrosospira lacus genome window below encodes:
- a CDS encoding filamentous haemagglutinin family protein — translation MNRKLYKLIFSTTLGILVPAAETARSRGKAASGAALLLTGLLLAELLLSASAQAELPVPCAGGSCGGGIPDFVTAGQANYHVQDHQAVVNQVGDKAILNWESFNVSPGHSVQFQQVESLAAQNLVQGANFTTLNRVWDNDPSVIAGILSQAAGQNANIILVNTNGIAFMGSSQVNLNSFTASSLDINDSFILNAFLTTQKTSPQFEGTGGFIKVFEGARITAGSQGRVMLIAPTVINKGTVEAPDGQVIAAAGTKVFLRSASAQPIDANVRGLLVEVDSPAGLADFETANTGVKDGKLDGQTVALKESALDKLGHVTNLGELSTPRGNVTMVGYAVNQQGIARATTSVIANGSVYLLAKDAATGQDNSTRGGRAVLGAGSLTEVLPDVSDNTGVLDGLTGTGLVLPSQVRVLGQDVRMENGAVINAPAGQVNFFAMDNPSLLFVPGDPFVEVNAPISDAARIHIASGARISVAGLENVAVSTARNGVEVELRGDELKDSPVNRDGPLRSQKVFVDINRALANANAGKPTLIAKDSLQSYQARLERNVAERSTQGGTVGVSSQGEVIIESGATIDLSGGSLNYTPASVPTTLLMSRGILTDIANARADVRYDGIATRYVQDFGRWNIKEVIDLGQSFNYDPGYTEGKSAGALEVIGFRASVMQADIQGRTVVGEVQRDLGIMPAGARLTVGTGAVTRNTGATADDYKQNQAVELSSGGALLPAGFKFGDALSSDLITTLRLNPALLGKDKVANLEIFSNQAAAVREALHAPQGGSVHITAQGVTVGADIEAPAGSIVLNALRNDINIASTPLNVMVADGVTLSARGAWVNELRGVPAGSGEVALVHGGKIALTAVDNVALGQNTLLDVTGGGRLRVDGRGSVIAGNGGEISLSGNAVSGVTEENIHGYGIGKGGALSVSSHKIQIGGTPDGTAGTANLGAGFFERGGFADIHLAGIENVTLSEGVRIKPAVLSLELQPDYTLRPSGSRMEDFTRQVKLDDLVRQPVNLSLMAKNTADGTGDLSIGVGARIEADPRANITLAAAHLLDIQGSISAPGGGIMATLDHGLESQKVFDPTHGLWLGKQAVLDVSGTALTFLDSQRLTQGEVLNGGTVALHAQYGYVVTEAGSRIGIAGAAPVRLDILNEAGGLGQWVGSDAGSLRISAREGILLDGTVAAHAGSASNRGGVFDLVLGNNFTPSPDAGLGYPVGERVLSLAPTAAPQASGLTPGAVMPAGLNGQAKLGATALEAAGFDRIALKSRDAIRLEDNLNLGGANRALPLKEVVLDAPRIETAGGNAALKAETLRLGNYDVERVDVVNTPAAGSGTFKADAQLLELAGNLTLTGMARAELSGAQEVRLSGVSSSGLPRPTGTLASAADLLFSGAVIAPATYSQINIQAPGQTVAFSRNTLPPSLPLSALGSLTVTAANIVQDGNVWAPFGQLAFNATDTLTFKEGSLTSIAATPGSLIPFGMLVNGRSWVYKPDLEIPQPALAEKSIRTQAASIDMQAGATLDLAGGGDLQAYEFSVGPGGSRDILNDAHTYAILPGYASGFAPGDRQENTGFGRVAGDAVYLSGIPGLPAGVYTLLPAHYALLPGAYAVRLDTDVHNLLPGQAYSKQDGVQVVPGYVTDSRAPVGGPRDALWSGFEVLTREQVLQRSEITLTRASDFFAASPVRPQDGGLLSIDTAGGLKLDALFKLGAAEGGRGAAVDISAFKIAITNGTPSGTQGIDPLTTRIAASTLNAMGAASLFLGGTRSLAPGGAGTLLTVNAEEVILANDASHALKGDEIILAAKDTLTLKAGSAIETQDPTPGTGGANNANRYETAGNGALVRVASTSAGFSRTGSPDRTLGTLVGEAGSTIRSANSITLDATLQNAFTGTTLFADDRGNPVAGNLTIGATRVNFGNAPAGAEGLIFSQSELDGLNSLTLTSYTTFDLYGDVSLGGVNAEGKPTLQALNLQGAGLAGLNNGGKTANLRATHIVLSNPAASVFAAGGTPGNGVLAIQADKLVLGEGAKAIQGFSQVGIRANELIGRGSGSTDIAAGTANLSVARISGEQGASQTLAATSSLIAIDTVADRALAPVSALGARWALSGTDVMFDTEAILPSGQLKLTATSGNLTLGENAVANAAGRSVAFFDVERASPGGTVELASDNGNVVVQTGAQVDVSATPGGDAGKVIVRAANGTATLAASSLQGAALANAGGARGEGGRFDLDVAALTDFSTLNTALNQGVFDGARTLRVRSGDISLAASDTVKAKDVHIAVDGGKLDVAGHVDASGGDAGSIRLYAKNDVTVLASAKLDAYATGNGKHGGDVEIGTTAGRLDFAAGSTLDVHAGGGGGAQAGEGGEVVLRAPRTGGGAGSDVAVDGVNSGISGARSVIVEAVKVYDTITTLTASGASSSTTLSLDTVNTDNSDFASHAGAIALRLGKASDPAFHVRAGVEVRSTGDLTLGNNWNLAIRPAGEEPGMLTLRAVGNLNLDNNLSDGFNVATPFSSGTTPATLLPGDSWGYRLVAGADADAADPLAVNAGSGDVTLAAGKLVRTGTGDIRIAAGRDIRLTDEKATIYTAGRVADLANGFVAPANAQFSQGGGDVSLAAAGDIVGMPSKQLYSNWLFRQGKLNDATGEYALQPAWWVRFDQFQQGIGALGGGSVTLAAGGKVENVSASTPTQARMMATAPTVGQLVKTGGGDVRVETGGDLLGGQYYADRGELVLKAGGKIDSGQDLSGSPLYTILALGDAQARLQARGDVNIQAVLNPHLVIQSTGRGTVFNLNANAPSSSIAGWSLFSTYGQDSGVHLQSLYGAATLSNRTDILVSAYTAPLNFNVSVNTYSKELLSLLPPSLSITAFQGDIYTPATSSVLSPAARADLTLLAGNSINMRAPMVMSDRDPVLIPDAVRPAVKPNQFPLFTVDPDFKVLVHAPVPVHTGDTQPARIYAATGDVQGNFNELTLDLSKAAQVRAGRDVRDVGILAQHANAGDLSRVVAGRDVAFTSGNDRTENAKIWVGGLGRLEVTAGRNIDLGTSAGIVSRGDLDNAELPRGGADIHVAAGVGAQGIDYAGTVDRLAAQLEKAGGNPDDALLWEARWLVGNDDLNGADALAAVQAVQALDADTQRGMVREMLYTALLVTGRDSNNRDSPFAANYERGYAALELVFPGIREKNADGSFKNYQGEINLFASRIKTERGGNIEFMVPGGDLIVGLSNTPEVLVNTGNDVLGMLTVADGNVRGFTRGNILVNQSRILTVGGGDVLLWSSEGDIDAGKGKKTATAVPPPVIKVDSQGNVTQELQGAASGSGIGALSSGGTVAGDIDLIAPKGTVNAGDAGIRANNLNIAASVVLGADNIAVAGTSTGTPVADASAVSATTSGAASQGDDVSKATAALSQNLSDAARTSDAMRQLRPTFISAEVIGRGE, via the coding sequence ATGAATCGCAAATTATACAAGTTGATTTTCAGTACAACCCTGGGCATATTGGTTCCCGCGGCGGAAACGGCGCGCAGCCGGGGCAAGGCGGCAAGCGGCGCGGCGCTGCTGCTGACCGGCCTGCTGCTGGCAGAGTTGCTGCTGAGTGCATCCGCGCAGGCCGAACTGCCGGTACCTTGCGCGGGTGGCAGTTGCGGTGGCGGGATACCGGATTTCGTCACAGCCGGGCAGGCGAATTATCATGTCCAGGACCATCAGGCCGTTGTCAACCAGGTGGGCGACAAGGCGATTCTCAATTGGGAAAGTTTTAACGTCAGCCCCGGCCATTCGGTGCAGTTCCAACAGGTGGAGAGCCTCGCCGCGCAGAACCTGGTGCAGGGCGCGAATTTCACCACGCTCAACCGTGTCTGGGACAACGATCCCAGCGTGATCGCCGGCATCCTCAGCCAGGCGGCGGGGCAGAATGCGAATATCATCCTGGTCAACACCAATGGCATCGCCTTCATGGGTTCTTCGCAGGTGAACCTCAACAGCTTCACCGCCAGCAGTCTGGACATCAATGACAGCTTCATCCTTAACGCCTTCCTGACCACCCAGAAGACGAGCCCGCAATTCGAGGGCACGGGCGGTTTCATCAAGGTGTTCGAGGGCGCGCGCATCACGGCGGGCAGCCAGGGCCGGGTGATGCTGATCGCGCCGACGGTGATCAACAAAGGTACGGTGGAAGCGCCCGACGGACAGGTGATCGCGGCGGCGGGCACCAAGGTATTTTTGCGCTCGGCTTCGGCTCAGCCGATAGATGCCAATGTGCGCGGCCTGCTGGTGGAAGTGGACAGTCCGGCGGGCCTCGCTGATTTCGAGACCGCCAACACCGGCGTCAAGGACGGCAAGCTGGACGGGCAGACCGTGGCGCTGAAAGAGTCTGCGCTGGACAAGCTCGGCCATGTCACCAATTTGGGCGAGCTAAGCACGCCGCGCGGCAACGTCACCATGGTGGGGTATGCGGTCAACCAGCAGGGTATCGCGCGGGCGACGACCTCGGTGATCGCCAATGGCTCGGTATACCTGCTGGCGAAGGATGCGGCAACGGGCCAGGATAATTCCACGCGTGGCGGCCGCGCGGTACTCGGCGCCGGCAGCCTGACCGAGGTACTGCCGGATGTGTCCGACAATACCGGCGTGCTGGATGGATTGACCGGCACCGGACTGGTGCTCCCCTCCCAGGTGAGAGTGCTGGGGCAGGATGTGCGGATGGAAAATGGTGCGGTGATCAATGCGCCGGCAGGCCAGGTGAATTTTTTCGCCATGGACAATCCAAGTTTGCTTTTTGTGCCGGGTGATCCGTTTGTAGAGGTGAATGCACCTATTTCCGACGCTGCACGTATTCACATTGCCAGCGGCGCGCGCATCAGCGTGGCCGGATTGGAAAATGTGGCCGTTTCCACCGCGCGCAATGGGGTGGAAGTAGAACTGCGGGGGGATGAGCTGAAAGACTCCCCGGTCAATCGCGACGGTCCACTGCGCAGCCAGAAGGTTTTTGTCGACATCAACCGTGCCCTGGCCAACGCCAACGCGGGCAAGCCCACGCTCATCGCCAAGGACAGCCTGCAATCCTACCAGGCGCGTCTGGAGCGGAACGTGGCCGAGCGCTCGACTCAGGGCGGTACCGTGGGGGTAAGTTCACAGGGGGAGGTTATTATCGAATCCGGCGCAACGATTGACCTGTCGGGTGGCAGCCTGAATTATACCCCGGCCAGCGTGCCTACCACGCTACTCATGTCCCGGGGCATATTGACCGATATCGCCAATGCCCGCGCCGATGTGCGCTATGACGGCATTGCCACCCGCTATGTGCAGGATTTCGGCCGCTGGAACATAAAAGAGGTGATCGACCTGGGGCAGAGCTTCAATTATGACCCCGGCTATACCGAAGGTAAGAGCGCAGGTGCGCTGGAAGTCATCGGTTTCCGTGCGAGTGTGATGCAGGCTGATATCCAGGGCCGCACTGTCGTCGGAGAAGTGCAGCGCGACCTCGGCATTATGCCGGCCGGTGCCCGCCTGACTGTCGGTACCGGTGCTGTAACAAGGAATACTGGTGCCACCGCAGACGACTACAAGCAGAACCAGGCGGTCGAACTGAGCAGTGGCGGCGCCCTCCTGCCAGCGGGATTCAAGTTTGGCGATGCGCTCTCGTCTGATCTCATCACTACCCTGAGGCTTAATCCCGCATTGCTGGGCAAGGATAAGGTAGCCAATCTGGAAATTTTCAGTAACCAGGCGGCGGCGGTGCGCGAGGCTTTACATGCCCCGCAGGGCGGCAGCGTGCACATTACTGCCCAAGGGGTGACAGTCGGCGCCGATATCGAGGCCCCGGCCGGTTCGATCGTGCTTAATGCGCTAAGAAACGATATTAACATTGCATCCACGCCGCTGAATGTGATGGTGGCCGATGGGGTAACGCTGTCGGCGCGCGGGGCCTGGGTAAACGAGTTGCGCGGCGTGCCGGCGGGTTCGGGCGAGGTCGCGCTGGTGCATGGCGGAAAAATCGCGCTTACCGCGGTTGACAATGTTGCGCTGGGGCAAAACACGCTGCTGGACGTCACCGGCGGCGGCCGGCTCAGGGTCGATGGCCGTGGCAGCGTCATCGCCGGCAACGGCGGCGAGATCAGCCTGTCAGGCAACGCGGTATCGGGTGTCACCGAGGAGAATATACATGGCTACGGCATCGGCAAAGGCGGCGCGCTTAGCGTTTCCAGCCATAAAATCCAGATCGGCGGCACGCCGGACGGCACCGCCGGCACGGCCAACCTGGGCGCCGGATTTTTCGAGCGTGGCGGGTTTGCCGATATCCATCTCGCGGGGATTGAGAATGTAACCTTATCCGAGGGCGTCCGGATCAAGCCGGCCGTCCTCAGCCTGGAACTGCAGCCCGACTACACCCTGCGCCCCAGCGGCAGCAGGATGGAAGATTTTACCCGCCAGGTAAAGCTGGATGACCTGGTGCGCCAGCCGGTGAATTTGAGCCTGATGGCAAAAAATACCGCGGATGGGACAGGTGATTTGTCGATCGGCGTGGGCGCACGCATCGAGGCCGACCCCAGGGCAAACATCACGCTGGCAGCCGCGCACCTGCTGGATATACAGGGGAGTATCAGCGCGCCCGGCGGCGGCATTATGGCAACGCTTGATCACGGCCTCGAAAGCCAGAAGGTATTTGATCCCACTCACGGTCTCTGGCTGGGCAAGCAGGCGGTGCTTGACGTATCCGGCACGGCGCTCACTTTTCTCGATAGCCAGCGGCTGACCCAGGGTGAGGTCCTGAATGGCGGTACAGTCGCGTTGCATGCCCAATATGGTTATGTCGTGACCGAGGCCGGTTCAAGAATCGGAATAGCGGGGGCTGCGCCGGTGCGGCTGGATATTCTGAACGAGGCGGGAGGGCTGGGACAGTGGGTGGGCAGCGACGCTGGGTCGCTGCGCATCAGCGCGCGCGAAGGTATTTTGCTGGATGGCACGGTGGCTGCGCATGCGGGTAGCGCATCCAACCGCGGCGGTGTATTCGATCTGGTGCTGGGCAATAACTTCACTCCCTCCCCGGACGCGGGTTTAGGATACCCCGTTGGGGAGCGTGTGCTGAGCCTGGCACCAACCGCGGCGCCGCAGGCGAGCGGCCTGACTCCGGGCGCTGTCATGCCCGCCGGGCTGAACGGCCAGGCCAAGCTTGGCGCTACAGCGCTGGAAGCAGCGGGTTTTGACCGCATCGCGCTCAAAAGCCGCGATGCCATCCGGCTGGAGGACAACCTGAATCTGGGGGGCGCCAACCGGGCATTGCCATTGAAAGAGGTGGTGCTCGACGCGCCGCGCATCGAAACGGCGGGAGGGAATGCCGCCCTGAAGGCGGAAACCCTGCGGCTGGGTAATTATGACGTGGAGCGTGTGGATGTGGTCAATACGCCGGCTGCCGGCAGCGGCACGTTCAAAGCGGACGCGCAACTGCTGGAACTGGCGGGCAACCTGACCCTGACCGGCATGGCGCGGGCCGAACTGAGCGGCGCCCAGGAAGTCAGGCTGTCGGGGGTAAGCAGCAGCGGCTTGCCGCGTCCGACAGGCACGCTCGCGAGCGCGGCCGATCTGCTTTTCAGCGGCGCGGTGATCGCCCCCGCAACCTATAGCCAGATCAACATCCAGGCGCCGGGGCAAACGGTTGCATTCAGCCGCAATACCCTGCCGCCGTCACTGCCGCTATCCGCCCTGGGCAGCCTTACGGTAACGGCCGCGAATATCGTGCAGGATGGCAATGTGTGGGCGCCGTTCGGCCAACTGGCTTTCAACGCCACCGATACCCTGACTTTCAAGGAAGGCAGCCTGACCTCGATCGCCGCCACGCCCGGCAGCCTGATTCCGTTTGGCATGCTGGTGAATGGCCGCAGCTGGGTGTACAAGCCCGATCTGGAAATTCCCCAGCCTGCGTTGGCCGAGAAATCCATACGCACCCAGGCGGCGAGTATCGACATGCAGGCCGGCGCAACCCTGGATCTCGCCGGCGGCGGCGACTTGCAGGCCTACGAGTTCAGCGTGGGTCCGGGGGGGTCGCGCGATATCCTGAACGATGCCCATACCTATGCCATCCTGCCGGGCTATGCGAGCGGATTCGCCCCAGGCGACAGGCAGGAGAACACCGGTTTCGGTCGCGTGGCGGGGGACGCCGTATATCTCTCCGGCATACCGGGCCTGCCGGCAGGCGTATATACCCTGCTGCCCGCGCACTATGCGCTGCTGCCCGGCGCGTATGCGGTGAGGCTGGACACGGACGTGCATAACCTGTTGCCGGGACAGGCTTACAGCAAGCAGGATGGTGTCCAGGTGGTGCCGGGTTATGTCACGGACAGCCGGGCACCCGTGGGCGGTCCGCGTGATGCCTTGTGGAGCGGATTTGAAGTGCTGACCCGTGAGCAGGTTTTGCAGCGGTCGGAAATTACGCTTACCCGCGCTTCGGACTTTTTCGCCGCCAGCCCTGTTCGCCCGCAGGACGGCGGGCTTCTCTCCATCGATACCGCGGGCGGGCTGAAGCTGGATGCCCTTTTCAAACTGGGTGCGGCCGAGGGGGGCCGTGGGGCGGCGGTGGACATCAGCGCGTTTAAAATCGCCATTACCAACGGCACGCCGTCCGGAACGCAGGGAATTGATCCGCTGACCACGCGTATCGCGGCCAGCACACTCAATGCCATGGGCGCGGCCAGCCTGTTCCTGGGTGGCACGCGCAGCCTCGCCCCGGGTGGCGCTGGCACGCTCCTCACGGTCAATGCCGAGGAAGTGATATTGGCCAACGACGCCAGTCACGCCCTGAAGGGCGATGAAATCATTCTGGCGGCGAAGGATACCCTGACGCTGAAAGCCGGCAGCGCCATCGAGACGCAAGACCCTACGCCCGGTACGGGCGGTGCGAATAACGCAAACCGCTACGAAACCGCCGGCAATGGCGCCCTGGTCCGGGTCGCATCGACTTCCGCCGGCTTTTCACGCACCGGCAGCCCGGATCGTACCCTGGGCACGCTGGTGGGCGAAGCCGGCAGCACGATCCGCTCGGCAAACTCGATCACGCTGGATGCCACGCTGCAGAATGCGTTTACGGGCACCACCCTATTTGCCGACGACAGAGGTAATCCGGTCGCCGGAAATTTGACAATTGGCGCGACACGCGTCAATTTCGGCAATGCGCCGGCGGGCGCCGAAGGCCTGATATTCAGCCAGAGCGAACTTGACGGCCTGAATTCGTTGACGCTGACAAGTTACACCACTTTTGACCTGTATGGCGATGTCAGCTTGGGCGGTGTGAATGCCGAGGGCAAGCCGACCCTGCAAGCCCTGAATTTGCAGGGCGCAGGGCTGGCCGGCCTGAACAACGGCGGTAAAACCGCAAATCTGCGCGCAACCCATATAGTGCTTTCCAACCCGGCGGCATCCGTATTCGCCGCCGGTGGCACGCCCGGCAACGGCGTGCTGGCGATACAGGCGGACAAACTGGTACTGGGCGAAGGCGCCAAAGCCATCCAGGGATTTTCCCAGGTCGGCATCCGCGCCAATGAACTCATCGGGCGCGGCTCGGGCAGTACCGATATTGCCGCCGGAACGGCGAACCTGAGTGTCGCGCGCATCAGCGGCGAGCAGGGGGCCAGCCAAACCCTGGCCGCAACCAGCTCGCTCATCGCTATCGATACGGTGGCGGACCGCGCGCTTGCGCCGGTGAGTGCGCTTGGGGCGAGATGGGCGCTGTCGGGCACGGACGTGATGTTCGATACCGAGGCCATCCTGCCTTCCGGACAGCTCAAACTGACGGCAACGTCCGGCAATCTGACGCTGGGGGAGAATGCGGTAGCGAACGCTGCCGGACGTTCGGTGGCTTTCTTCGACGTCGAGCGCGCGTCGCCAGGCGGCACTGTCGAGCTGGCCAGCGATAACGGCAACGTGGTGGTGCAAACCGGCGCGCAGGTGGATGTTTCCGCGACGCCGGGCGGCGATGCGGGCAAGGTGATCGTGCGCGCGGCCAACGGTACGGCGACCCTGGCGGCGAGCAGCCTGCAGGGCGCGGCCTTGGCGAATGCCGGCGGCGCCCGGGGCGAGGGCGGGCGCTTCGACCTGGATGTGGCCGCCCTGACTGACTTTTCCACGCTGAACACGGCGCTCAACCAGGGCGTATTCGATGGCGCGAGGACGCTGCGCGTGCGCAGCGGCGATATCAGCCTGGCTGCCTCCGATACGGTCAAGGCCAAGGACGTCCATATTGCCGTGGATGGCGGCAAGCTCGATGTCGCGGGGCACGTCGATGCCTCGGGTGGCGATGCGGGCAGCATCCGTCTTTATGCGAAGAACGACGTCACGGTGCTGGCAAGTGCGAAGCTGGATGCCTACGCCACCGGCAATGGCAAACATGGCGGTGACGTGGAAATCGGCACCACCGCGGGGAGGCTGGATTTCGCTGCCGGCAGCACCCTGGACGTGCATGCAGGGGGTGGGGGTGGCGCCCAGGCGGGCGAGGGAGGGGAAGTGGTGCTGCGCGCGCCCCGCACCGGCGGCGGCGCAGGCAGCGATGTGGCCGTGGATGGCGTCAACAGCGGCATCAGCGGCGCTCGATCGGTAATAGTGGAAGCGGTCAAGGTCTACGACACTATCACGACGCTCACCGCTAGCGGTGCGAGCAGTAGCACGACGCTGAGCCTGGACACGGTGAACACTGACAACAGCGATTTCGCGTCCCACGCTGGTGCGATTGCCTTGCGGCTGGGCAAGGCCAGCGATCCCGCTTTCCACGTGCGCGCCGGGGTTGAAGTGCGCTCCACCGGGGATCTCACCCTCGGCAATAACTGGAATCTTGCCATCCGTCCCGCGGGAGAAGAGCCGGGCATGCTGACTCTGCGGGCGGTGGGCAATCTCAATCTCGATAACAATCTGTCTGATGGATTCAATGTGGCGACGCCATTCAGCAGCGGCACCACGCCGGCCACGCTGTTGCCGGGAGATTCCTGGGGCTACCGGCTGGTTGCGGGAGCGGATGCCGATGCGGCCGATCCGCTGGCGGTCAATGCGGGCAGCGGTGATGTCACTTTGGCAGCGGGCAAGCTGGTGCGCACCGGCACCGGCGACATCCGCATTGCGGCGGGGCGCGATATCAGGCTGACTGACGAAAAAGCGACGATTTATACTGCTGGCCGGGTTGCCGACCTGGCTAATGGATTTGTCGCACCCGCCAATGCCCAGTTCAGCCAGGGCGGCGGCGATGTAAGCCTGGCTGCGGCGGGCGATATAGTGGGCATGCCCTCGAAACAACTCTATTCCAACTGGCTGTTCCGTCAGGGAAAACTGAATGATGCCACCGGCGAATATGCGCTCCAGCCCGCCTGGTGGGTGCGCTTCGACCAGTTCCAGCAGGGGATTGGCGCGCTGGGTGGCGGGAGCGTCACACTCGCTGCCGGCGGAAAAGTGGAGAACGTCTCAGCCAGCACACCCACCCAGGCGCGCATGATGGCGACCGCGCCGACTGTCGGCCAATTGGTGAAAACCGGTGGCGGTGATGTGCGGGTGGAGACCGGTGGCGATTTGCTGGGTGGCCAATATTATGCCGACCGTGGTGAACTGGTACTGAAGGCGGGCGGCAAGATAGACAGCGGACAAGATCTGAGTGGCAGTCCGCTTTACACCATCCTGGCCCTGGGCGACGCGCAGGCACGGTTGCAGGCACGGGGCGATGTCAACATCCAGGCTGTGCTGAATCCGCACTTGGTGATCCAGTCCACTGGCAGGGGAACGGTATTTAATCTCAATGCCAATGCCCCCAGTTCCAGCATCGCCGGCTGGAGCCTGTTCTCGACTTACGGCCAGGACAGCGGTGTACATCTGCAGAGTCTGTACGGAGCAGCTACCCTGTCCAATCGTACTGACATACTGGTAAGCGCTTACACGGCACCCCTAAATTTCAATGTATCGGTAAATACATACAGTAAGGAGCTGCTGTCCCTGCTGCCGCCCAGCCTCTCAATTACCGCATTTCAGGGAGATATTTATACACCGGCTACGTCAAGCGTACTGAGCCCGGCAGCACGTGCAGACCTGACATTGCTGGCGGGAAATTCCATCAATATGCGGGCACCCATGGTCATGAGCGACAGGGACCCAGTGCTGATTCCGGATGCGGTTCGGCCCGCTGTAAAGCCCAATCAATTTCCACTTTTCACGGTAGATCCTGATTTTAAAGTACTTGTTCACGCACCTGTTCCCGTGCATACGGGCGATACCCAGCCAGCGCGGATTTACGCGGCGACTGGGGATGTGCAGGGTAACTTTAACGAACTTACTCTGGATTTATCCAAGGCGGCTCAAGTGCGTGCGGGACGGGATGTGCGTGATGTGGGTATTCTGGCGCAGCATGCCAATGCTGGCGACCTCAGCCGGGTAGTCGCAGGCAGGGATGTGGCCTTTACTTCCGGAAATGACCGGACAGAAAACGCCAAGATCTGGGTGGGCGGCCTGGGTCGGCTGGAGGTGACGGCAGGGCGTAATATCGACCTCGGAACATCAGCGGGCATCGTCAGCCGAGGCGACCTCGACAACGCCGAACTGCCCAGGGGTGGCGCCGATATTCATGTGGCGGCGGGGGTGGGTGCGCAGGGAATCGATTACGCCGGCACGGTTGACCGGCTGGCCGCCCAACTGGAAAAAGCGGGTGGCAACCCGGATGATGCCTTGCTATGGGAGGCGCGCTGGCTGGTGGGAAACGACGATTTGAACGGCGCCGATGCACTGGCGGCGGTCCAGGCAGTACAGGCGCTGGACGCGGATACCCAGCGCGGCATGGTGCGCGAGATGCTCTATACCGCCTTGCTGGTCACCGGCCGCGATTCAAATAATCGCGACAGTCCGTTCGCGGCAAACTATGAACGTGGCTATGCGGCGCTGGAACTGGTATTTCCGGGAATACGCGAGAAGAATGCCGATGGCAGCTTCAAGAATTATCAGGGGGAGATCAACCTGTTCGCCAGCCGCATCAAGACCGAGCGGGGCGGCAATATCGAGTTCATGGTGCCGGGCGGTGACCTGATCGTCGGTCTCAGCAATACGCCGGAAGTGCTGGTGAATACCGGCAATGATGTCCTGGGCATGCTCACGGTGGCCGACGGGAACGTGCGCGGATTCACCCGCGGCAATATCCTGGTCAATCAGTCGCGCATTCTTACCGTGGGCGGGGGTGATGTGCTGCTGTGGTCGAGCGAGGGCGATATCGATGCCGGCAAAGGCAAGAAGACCGCGACCGCGGTGCCGCCGCCGGTCATCAAGGTGGATTCGCAGGGCAACGTGACGCAGGAATTGCAGGGCGCCGCTTCCGGCAGCGGGATCGGTGCGCTTTCCAGCGGCGGCACGGTCGCGGGCGATATCGACCTGATCGCGCCAAAGGGCACGGTGAACGCGGGCGACGCCGGCATCCGGGCGAATAACCTCAATATCGCCGCTTCGGTCGTGCTGGGGGCGGACAATATTGCCGTGGCCGGGACTTCCACCGGCACCCCGGTAGCGGATGCCAGCGCGGTCAGTGCCACCACCTCGGGCGCCGCGTCGCAGGGGGACGATGTATCCAAAGCTACGGCAGCTTTATCGCAGAATCTATCGGATGCCGCACGCACTTCCGATGCGATGAGACAGCTCAGGCCTACCTTTATTTCAGCCGAGGTGATCGGGCGCGGTGAGTAG